The following coding sequences are from one Delphinus delphis chromosome 19, mDelDel1.2, whole genome shotgun sequence window:
- the EVI2B gene encoding protein EVI2B, with translation MDPKYFTIILFCGHLNDTCFSETEAATTEKQSQSPIFRTSRSYVSANSQSTTENPLGQPTQFNNLSSGQPITTAEVAAGQPTPDVNVSSGKPAAHTSAGQPLAYNVTRQPIPMANTSSQGTALPVFTSARQRSTPAHSSTRQPPASVCTPTQQPSSIHTSSRKSIPPTAHNLSIQPTPTVRSSPRSTPGFNLETTTRNKSPQKTNSNSTVAILIGLVLTAMVVAIIMIVLWKCLRKPVLHDQNWAGRSPFADGETPDVYLDNIRENEVFPKRTSIVSLRAWKPSKSTLLADDLEIKLFESNENIEDSNTPKTEKIKDQANGTSEDSADGSTIGTAVSSSDDADPPPPPPPSLDLEGQASNQSDRPTVTTVSPLPNDSTNLPPPLDCPNHVCEDHDSEFKQSFPPPPDSVNLTLPPGDFMKNQEIQCQQFPSPPDFDQNLNESLPPPPAELL, from the coding sequence ATGGATCCCAAATATTtcaccataattttgttttgtggACATCTGAACGATACTTGTTTCTCAGAGACAGAAGCAGCTACAACAGAGAAGCAATCACAGTCTCCTATATTTAGAACATCAAGGTCATACGTCTCAGCTAATTCTCAAAGCACAACAGAGAATCCTTTGGGTCAACCAACACAATTCAACAACCTTTCTTCTGGACAACCAATAACAACTGCCGAAGTTGCTGCTGGACAACCAACACCAGATGTCAATGTGTCCTCTGGGAAACCAGCAGCACATACTTCTGCTGGACAACCACTTGCCTATAATGTCACCAGACAACCAATACCAATGGCCAACACCTCCTCCCAAGGGACAGCACTACCTGTGTTCACCTCTGCCAGACAACGATCAACACCTGCCCATTCTTCTACCAGACAACCACCAGCATCTGTCTGTACTCCCACTCAACAACCATCatctatccacacctcctctaGAAAATCAATACCACCAACTGCTCATAATCTATCCATACAACCAACACCAACTGTCAGAAGTTCACCTAGGAGTACACCAGGATTCAACCTAGAAACTACCACTAGAAACAAGAGCCCACAGAAAACCAATTCTAATTCAACAGTGGCCATATTAATTGGTTTAGTTCTGACTGCTATGGTGGTAGCTATAATCATGATTGTATTGTGGAAATGCTTGCGAAAACCAGTGTTACATGATCAAAATTGGGCAGGTAGGTCTCCATTTGCTGATGGTGAAACCCCTGACGTATATCTGGATAACATTAGAGAAAATGAAGTGTTTCCAAAACGTACATCAATTGTTTCACTTAGGGCCTGGAAACCAAGCAAAAGCACACTTTTAGCAGatgacttagaaattaagttGTTTGAATCAAACGAAAACATTGAAGATTCTAACACTcccaaaacagagaaaataaaagatcaaGCAAATGGCACATCAGAAGACAGTGCTGACGGATCAACAATTGGCACTGCTGTTTCCTCTTCAGATGATGCAGATCCGCCTCCACCGCCTCCTCCCTCTCTTGATTTGGAAGGACAGGCGAGTAACCAATCTGACAGACCCACAGTGACAACTGTATCTCCTCTTCCAAATGATTCCACCAATCTCCCACCACCTCTGGACTGCCCCAATCACGTCTGTGAAGATCATGATTCTGAGTTCAAACAGTCATTTCCACCTCCCCCTGACTCAGTTAACTTGACCCTGCCTCCAGGAGATTTTATGAAAAACCAGGAGATCCAGTGTCAGCAGTTCCCTAGTCCTCCTGACTTTGATCAAAATCTCAATGAATCCCTGCCACCCCCACCTGCAGAACTGTTATAA
- the EVI2A gene encoding protein EVI2A, protein MEHTGHYLHLAFLMTTVFSLSPGTKANYTHLWANNTTVLDPDIQNKMGRSQNENINTNPTTPEVDKKVISTKMPEIATSSHMASLTPKSELELYISSVVRNSSPAVHSVENTSKSHSEIFKKGVCEETNNKMAMLVCLIIIVVLFLICTILFLSTVVLANKVSSLRRSKQVGKRQPRSNGDFLASSGLWPAESDTWKRAKQLTGPNLMMQSTGVLTATRERKDEEGTEKLTN, encoded by the coding sequence ATGGAACACACAGGACATTACCTGCATCTTGCCTTTCTGATGACAACagttttttctttgtctcctgGAACAAAAGCAAACTATACCCATCTGTGGGCTAATAATACTACTGTCTTGGATCCAGATATTCAAAATAAGATGGGCAGAagccaaaatgaaaacattaacacAAACCCTACAACTCCTGAAGTAGATAAAAAAGTTATTTCTACAAAAATGCCTGAAATAGCAACATCATCTCACATGGCATCTTTAACTCCTAAATCTGAACTGGAGCTTTATATATCTTCCGTTGTCAGGAACAGTTCTCCAGCAGTACATAGCGTTGAAAACACAAGCAAAAGTCACAGCGAAATTTTCAAAAAAGGTGTCTGCGaggaaaccaacaacaaaatgGCTATGCTAGTTTGCTTAATTATAATTGTGGTgctttttcttatctgtacaattttatttctatcaaCTGTGGTTCTGGCAAACAAAGTCTCATCTCTCAGACGATCAAAACAAGTAGGCAAGCGTCAGCCTAGAAGCAATGGCGATTTTCTGGCGAGCAGTGGTCTATGGCCTGCTGAATCAGACACTTGGAAAAGAGCAAAACAGCTCACAGGGCCTAACCTAATGATGCAATCTACTGGAGTGCTCACAGctacaagggaaagaaaagatgaagaagGAACTGAAAAACTCACCAACTAA